Proteins encoded within one genomic window of Haloferax volcanii DS2:
- a CDS encoding MFS transporter, which translates to MTGTKEPTAHQEALDSTQGWLIVGLGICVLTMIWGTIFTFTVYADRLATIFNLTQLQVSSIFSITTAVFLMVGGLFGVFAARFSLRPVLVIVGVGLIAAIVLLQIVNSYPGVVVVFSLLGITGGTAFTITVSLTPQWFDSYQGLATSLTMTGIGLGPLVLPFVWIWHWCSVKHWIAS; encoded by the coding sequence ATGACAGGAACCAAAGAACCAACAGCTCACCAAGAAGCACTTGATTCCACGCAAGGGTGGCTAATTGTCGGACTTGGTATTTGCGTCCTCACGATGATCTGGGGGACTATATTTACCTTCACCGTCTATGCAGATCGCCTTGCAACAATCTTCAACCTTACTCAGTTACAAGTGTCATCGATTTTTTCGATCACAACTGCAGTCTTTCTCATGGTTGGTGGGCTATTTGGCGTGTTCGCCGCCAGGTTCTCTCTTCGACCGGTCCTCGTGATAGTCGGTGTCGGCCTCATAGCTGCTATCGTACTGCTTCAAATTGTCAACTCATACCCTGGTGTTGTTGTAGTATTTTCACTTCTTGGCATCACAGGGGGGACCGCGTTTACTATTACAGTTTCACTCACGCCTCAATGGTTTGATTCTTATCAAGGACTTGCAACGAGTCTCACAATGACGGGAATCGGTCTTGGCCCATTAGTGCTGCCGTTTGTGTGGATCTGGCATTGGTGTTCGGTTAAGCACTGGATCGCCTCCTGA